In the genome of Diorhabda carinulata isolate Delta chromosome Y, icDioCari1.1, whole genome shotgun sequence, one region contains:
- the LOC130903101 gene encoding uncharacterized protein LOC130903101 gives MLESKAVNTPLDNSVNLSNVEGDTWDPKIPYQELIGSLKYLAVMTRPDISHAVSLLSQYNNSYTKLHWQYVKRVLRYLNGTADFSMKFSKNNSKLTVFTDADWGADKKDRKSFTGYVFKLSGGSVSWKSCKQRTVALSTTEAVYMALSEAAKEAIYLRNLLFEITGEFDCINIFNDNQSAQKLACNPDFHDRSKHIDIRYHFVIDAL, from the coding sequence ATGTTAGAAAGTAAGGCAGTTAATACTCCTCTTGATAATAGTGTCAACTTGAGTAATGTTGAGGGTGATACTTGGGATCCGAAGATTCCTTACCAGGAACTTATCGGAAGCTTAAAGTACTTAGCTGTAATGACTCGCCCTGACATATCTCATGCTGTTAGTCTATTAAGTCAGTATAATAACTCTTATACAAAGTTACATTGGCAATATGTAAAACGTGTACTTAGGTATTTGAACGGAACTGCAgatttttccatgaaatttagtaaaaataattcaaaattaacagTATTCACAGATGCTGACTGGGGAGCAGACAAGAAGGACAGGAAGTCTTTCACAGGCTATGTATTCAAACTTTCTGGGGGTTCCGTTTCATGGAAAAGCTGCAAGCAGCGGACAGTTGCTTTATCGACAACTGAAGCTGTGTATATGGCCTTAAGCGAGGCAGCTAAAGAAGCCATATACTTAAGAAATCTTTTGTTTGAGATTACAGGAGAATTCGATtgcattaatatatttaatgacaATCAAAGTGCTCAAAAACTGGCATGCAATCCAGATTTTCATGATAGATCAAAACACATTGATATCAGGTACCATTTCGTAATAGATGCCTTATAA